One genomic region from Spirulina subsalsa PCC 9445 encodes:
- a CDS encoding cation-translocating P-type ATPase — MTATTEHPLPQLLRPWHTQTIQETLTHLQTDAEQGLSQQAVDQRLVYYGNNELQEGKARNRWQILLDQFSNIMLLMLIGVALVSGGLDFWALQSGEVEQDFPFKDTLAILLIVLLNGILGYIQEVRAQKAIAALKKLASPQVRVLRDGQWQEIPSEQVVPGDILLVEAGVQLAADGQLIETANLQIREGALTGEAEAVKKRVSAPLELDTPLGDRLNMVFAGTEVLQGRAKLVVTATGMITELGKIAALLQSVEDEPTPLQKRMTQLGNVLVTGSLILVALVIAVGLIQAGNLDRMRELVEVSLSMAVAVVPEGLPAVITVTLALGTQRLVKRQALIRKLPAVETLGSVNTICSDKTGTLTQNKMVVQEVQTQSGEFRVTGEGYSPVGDFWAGEEAITTSDYPELQALLVAVVLCNDGVLQGDPTEAAGWSILGDPTEGALLTLGAKAGLYQELLDEQFIRVGELPFSSERKRMTVFCEHRHYDEATSLFSKGSPELILARCGAYQLGNDTHPLTPEQRHAILNVNNQMAARGLRVLGVAYKAPESPRSSETEEDVEQEMIWLGLVGMMDAARPEAKDAVQRSKAAGIRTVMITGDHQLTAQAIAQQLGIAQEKSRTLTGQELEKLSQLDLELAVDEVAVYARVTPEHKLRIVQALQKRGKFVAMTGDGVNDAPALKQADIGIAMGITGTDVSREASDMILLDDNFATIVAAAEEGRVIYTNIRRFIKYILGSNVGEVITIASAPIIGLGGVPLTPLQILWMNLVTDGLPALALALEPADPDVMKRPPFSPNESIFARGLGSYIVRIGLIFALFSITLMVGAYTFEQGTDHSENWKTMVFTTLCLAQMGHAIAARSFNRLTIEINPFSNPALLWAILGTTALQFMLIYVPFLRNFFGTQILSAEELLICIGFSSLMFVWVEGEKLFIRWFGKGVNLES; from the coding sequence ATGACCGCCACAACTGAACACCCCCTGCCCCAATTATTGCGCCCTTGGCACACCCAAACCATTCAGGAAACCTTAACCCACCTCCAAACCGATGCAGAACAGGGGTTAAGCCAGCAAGCCGTTGATCAACGTCTGGTTTATTATGGCAACAACGAATTGCAAGAAGGCAAGGCACGCAACCGATGGCAAATCTTGCTCGATCAGTTTAGCAATATCATGTTGCTGATGTTGATCGGGGTGGCCTTAGTCTCTGGGGGGCTAGACTTTTGGGCGTTGCAAAGTGGGGAGGTAGAGCAGGATTTCCCCTTTAAAGATACCCTGGCCATTTTGTTAATTGTCCTGCTCAACGGCATTCTGGGCTATATCCAAGAAGTGCGCGCCCAAAAAGCGATCGCCGCCCTGAAAAAATTGGCCTCTCCTCAAGTGCGGGTGTTGCGGGATGGGCAATGGCAGGAAATCCCCTCAGAACAGGTGGTGCCGGGGGATATTCTCTTAGTAGAGGCGGGGGTGCAGTTGGCGGCCGATGGGCAGTTAATCGAGACGGCAAATTTACAGATTCGGGAGGGGGCCTTAACGGGGGAAGCGGAAGCGGTGAAAAAGCGAGTCTCTGCCCCCCTAGAACTCGATACCCCCTTAGGCGATCGCCTGAACATGGTTTTTGCGGGAACAGAAGTCCTCCAAGGCCGCGCCAAACTGGTGGTAACAGCCACAGGCATGATCACCGAATTGGGCAAAATTGCCGCCTTGCTTCAGTCCGTAGAAGATGAACCGACCCCCCTGCAAAAACGGATGACCCAGTTGGGCAATGTTTTAGTCACCGGATCTCTAATTTTAGTCGCTCTTGTCATTGCCGTTGGGCTGATACAAGCGGGCAATTTAGACCGGATGCGGGAATTAGTAGAAGTCTCCCTCAGTATGGCCGTGGCCGTCGTGCCGGAGGGCTTGCCTGCCGTGATTACGGTGACATTGGCCTTAGGCACCCAACGCCTTGTCAAACGCCAGGCCCTAATCCGCAAATTGCCTGCCGTGGAAACCTTGGGCAGTGTGAACACCATTTGCTCCGACAAAACCGGAACCTTAACCCAGAATAAAATGGTCGTGCAGGAAGTCCAGACTCAAAGCGGGGAATTTCGGGTCACGGGAGAAGGCTATAGTCCAGTGGGGGACTTTTGGGCTGGGGAGGAGGCCATCACCACCTCAGACTATCCCGAATTGCAAGCGCTATTAGTGGCGGTGGTCTTGTGCAACGATGGGGTTTTACAGGGAGATCCCACCGAGGCGGCCGGGTGGTCGATTTTAGGGGATCCCACCGAGGGGGCTTTACTCACCCTAGGGGCAAAAGCCGGACTCTATCAGGAGTTGCTAGATGAACAGTTTATCCGGGTGGGAGAATTGCCCTTTTCCTCGGAACGGAAACGAATGACCGTATTTTGTGAACATCGCCACTATGACGAGGCCACCTCCCTCTTTAGTAAAGGCTCCCCGGAATTAATCCTAGCCCGTTGTGGGGCTTATCAGTTGGGCAACGACACCCACCCCCTCACCCCCGAACAACGCCACGCTATCCTGAATGTGAACAACCAAATGGCCGCCCGGGGGTTACGGGTCTTAGGGGTGGCTTACAAAGCCCCAGAAAGCCCTCGGTCAAGCGAAACTGAGGAGGATGTAGAACAGGAGATGATTTGGTTAGGGCTAGTGGGTATGATGGACGCGGCTAGACCAGAAGCCAAGGACGCGGTACAACGTTCTAAAGCGGCGGGAATCCGCACGGTGATGATTACAGGCGACCATCAACTCACAGCACAGGCGATCGCGCAACAGTTAGGCATTGCCCAAGAAAAGAGTCGCACCCTCACCGGACAGGAACTTGAAAAACTCTCCCAACTGGATCTAGAATTAGCCGTCGATGAGGTCGCCGTTTATGCCCGTGTCACCCCAGAACACAAACTGCGCATCGTCCAAGCCCTCCAGAAACGCGGAAAATTCGTCGCCATGACCGGAGATGGGGTCAACGATGCCCCCGCCCTCAAACAGGCTGACATCGGCATTGCTATGGGCATCACCGGAACCGATGTCAGCCGAGAAGCCAGTGATATGATCCTACTCGATGATAACTTTGCCACCATTGTGGCCGCCGCCGAAGAAGGACGAGTCATCTACACCAACATCCGCCGTTTTATTAAATACATCCTCGGCAGCAATGTAGGGGAAGTGATTACCATTGCCTCCGCCCCCATCATCGGCCTCGGTGGGGTACCCTTGACCCCCCTACAAATCCTCTGGATGAACCTTGTCACCGATGGTTTACCCGCCTTAGCCCTCGCCCTAGAACCCGCCGATCCCGATGTGATGAAACGCCCTCCTTTTAGTCCCAATGAGAGCATTTTTGCCCGAGGTTTAGGGTCTTATATTGTGCGCATTGGGCTAATTTTTGCCCTCTTTTCCATTACCTTAATGGTGGGAGCTTATACTTTTGAACAGGGAACAGATCACAGTGAAAACTGGAAAACTATGGTCTTTACCACCCTTTGTTTAGCCCAAATGGGACACGCCATCGCCGCCCGTTCGTTTAATCGTTTAACCATTGAGATAAACCCCTTTTCTAATCCGGCGCTACTCTGGGCTATTTTGGGGACAACAGCCTTACAATTCATGTTAATTTATGTGCCGTTCCTGCGGAATTTTTTCGGTACCCAGATTTTATCAGCAGAGGAGTTATTAATTTGTATTGGGTTTAGTAGTTTAATGTTTGTTTGGGTGGAGGGAGAAAAGTTATTTATCCGTTGGTTTGGTAAAGGGGTTAATTTAGAGAGTTGA
- the ispF gene encoding 2-C-methyl-D-erythritol 2,4-cyclodiphosphate synthase: MNIRIGNGYDIHQLAPERDLILGGVKIPHSLGLLGHSDADVLTHAIMDALLGALSLGDIGHYFPPSDPQWKNADSLVLLQQVYQLIESKGWEIGNIDSVVIAERPKLKPYIERMRDRLSQVLRVDPDQVGVKATTHEKLDAVGREEGIAAYAVALLVQKAGRGE; encoded by the coding sequence ATGAATATTCGTATTGGTAACGGTTATGATATCCACCAACTCGCGCCGGAGCGAGATTTAATTTTAGGGGGGGTGAAAATTCCCCATTCTTTGGGTTTGTTGGGACATAGTGATGCGGATGTCTTAACCCATGCCATTATGGATGCTTTGCTGGGGGCTTTATCTTTGGGAGATATTGGTCATTATTTTCCCCCTTCTGATCCTCAGTGGAAAAATGCCGATAGTTTGGTTTTATTGCAACAGGTGTATCAACTGATTGAGTCGAAGGGGTGGGAGATTGGCAATATTGATTCAGTTGTGATTGCGGAACGGCCGAAGTTAAAGCCCTATATTGAAAGGATGCGCGATCGCCTTAGTCAAGTTCTCCGGGTCGATCCGGATCAAGTTGGAGTAAAAGCCACCACCCACGAAAAGTTAGACGCTGTGGGGCGAGAGGAAGGAATTGCCGCCTATGCCGTCGCCTTGTTAGTGCAGAAAGCAGGACGTGGGGAATAA
- a CDS encoding glycosyltransferase family 4 protein has translation MKILVYSPLFYPSVGGVEIITHLLAQEWTKLGQEVMVVCQTPHREPDDFPFPVLRNPSLKKLRELTGWCDIFFQTCVSLKGVWLPLLMGKPLAISHQTWYREPGHPLTLPSALKLAVTRFATNISVSEAIAQHLRSPSTVIPNAYWDNIFSLHPSTPRHRELIFVGRLVSDKGVDLLIKALQQLKTQGLTPHLTLIGEGPEEPLLRQQVAEYNLTPQVDFKGLQPPATIAQLLNQHQILVIPSRWQEPFGIVALEGIACGCVVVASQGGGLPEAIGPCGVTFPNQNLEQLTTLLYDLLTNPEQLASYKANAIPHLQKHQPQTIAQAYLNLLKTVLP, from the coding sequence GTGAAAATTTTAGTCTATTCCCCGCTTTTTTACCCCAGTGTGGGGGGAGTGGAAATAATTACCCATCTCCTCGCCCAGGAATGGACAAAACTCGGGCAGGAGGTGATGGTAGTCTGCCAAACTCCCCACAGAGAACCGGATGATTTTCCCTTTCCAGTCCTGCGTAACCCCAGCCTGAAAAAATTGCGCGAATTAACAGGCTGGTGTGATATTTTTTTCCAAACTTGTGTCAGTTTAAAAGGGGTTTGGTTGCCCCTCTTGATGGGCAAACCCTTAGCCATTAGTCATCAAACTTGGTATCGTGAACCGGGGCATCCTTTAACCTTGCCCAGTGCCTTAAAGCTAGCGGTGACGCGCTTTGCCACCAATATTTCCGTCAGTGAGGCGATCGCCCAACACCTCCGGTCCCCCTCCACCGTCATCCCGAACGCCTACTGGGACAATATCTTTAGCCTTCACCCCTCCACCCCTCGCCACCGCGAATTAATCTTTGTTGGTCGTCTCGTTTCCGACAAAGGCGTTGATCTACTCATCAAAGCCCTCCAGCAGCTAAAAACCCAAGGACTCACCCCCCACCTTACCCTCATTGGAGAAGGCCCAGAAGAACCCCTGCTGCGTCAACAGGTGGCAGAATACAACCTCACCCCCCAAGTCGATTTTAAAGGCCTTCAACCCCCCGCCACCATCGCCCAACTCCTCAACCAACACCAGATATTAGTCATTCCCTCCCGTTGGCAAGAACCTTTCGGCATTGTCGCCCTAGAAGGCATAGCCTGCGGTTGTGTCGTCGTCGCCTCCCAAGGAGGAGGCCTCCCAGAAGCCATCGGCCCCTGTGGGGTAACATTCCCCAACCAAAACCTTGAACAACTAACCACTCTTCTTTACGATTTATTGACAAATCCTGAGCAACTCGCTAGTTATAAAGCCAACGCCATCCCCCACTTACAAAAACATCAACCCCAAACCATAGCCCAAGCCTATCTTAATCTCCTGAAAACAGTCCTTCCGTGA
- a CDS encoding O-antigen ligase family protein — MKIVILVLILLSFVYLFLQSLGTTFQTVELKNVEQISVFSDVILGTGGHSLARLIIASFIVLSIFYWSFQDWRRSLKAIFFILVIEGALRKWFLPQFSEPLYFLKDFVLLGSYFRYYFFSRSERHYPIKINFTNTAVWVASGWCLFQSFNPYLGSPFVGMLGIKAYLFYIPMIWMLPDLFRSEEEFYIFLRNHLILIIPVGILGIVQFASPADSPINQYIPGTQEPVATFGFAGTTRVRITGTFSYLNSYQGYLSACFGLFIAMLSYPQTSRWVMITYIALFFNVINAFMTGSRTPIIAAILFLFGFVVIRTIKDPERTLIWLSRLVPFVAVGGSAALIAFRPVIDAFSTRVTSNSDLGERVSLGFSGPFDFMALTQFDGYGTGSTHAGTATLRYLLGLPMGAPIPIEVEPEMGKIALELGPIGFIFWYGMRVVIIIMLLRTFFNLKRPFLRDLALAGALIHTALFIGHMVFHHTFSVYYWFYTGFIFMLPWLEQIENWRSEQQLMQYYDPASYFPPPPHR; from the coding sequence GTGAAAATTGTTATACTGGTTTTAATTCTTCTCAGCTTTGTTTACTTGTTCCTCCAATCCTTGGGGACAACATTCCAAACGGTTGAATTAAAAAACGTTGAGCAGATTTCGGTTTTCTCGGATGTCATTTTGGGAACAGGAGGTCATTCCTTGGCTAGACTTATTATCGCCTCATTTATTGTCCTGAGTATTTTTTATTGGTCTTTTCAAGATTGGCGGAGATCCCTAAAAGCCATATTTTTTATTTTAGTCATTGAAGGAGCATTAAGAAAATGGTTTCTTCCCCAATTTAGTGAACCCCTTTATTTTCTCAAAGATTTTGTTCTACTAGGCTCTTACTTTCGCTATTACTTTTTTTCCCGGTCTGAAAGACATTATCCCATTAAAATCAACTTCACCAATACGGCGGTTTGGGTTGCATCAGGCTGGTGTTTATTCCAATCCTTTAATCCCTATTTAGGTTCTCCTTTTGTGGGAATGCTCGGCATTAAAGCCTATTTATTCTACATCCCCATGATTTGGATGTTACCCGATTTATTTCGCTCAGAAGAAGAATTTTATATCTTTCTGCGTAATCACCTAATCTTAATTATTCCCGTCGGAATTTTAGGCATCGTTCAATTTGCCAGTCCGGCCGACAGTCCCATTAATCAATACATCCCCGGCACACAAGAACCCGTCGCTACCTTCGGGTTTGCCGGAACAACCCGCGTTAGAATTACAGGCACATTTTCCTACTTAAACAGTTATCAAGGCTATTTAAGCGCTTGTTTTGGGTTATTTATCGCCATGCTTTCTTACCCCCAAACATCTCGCTGGGTCATGATTACCTATATCGCACTCTTTTTTAATGTGATTAATGCCTTTATGACAGGTTCTCGAACCCCGATTATTGCCGCCATTCTTTTCTTATTTGGTTTTGTGGTTATTCGCACTATAAAAGATCCCGAAAGAACCCTTATTTGGCTGAGTCGATTAGTGCCTTTCGTCGCCGTAGGAGGGAGTGCAGCCTTGATTGCATTCCGCCCCGTAATTGATGCTTTTTCTACCCGTGTCACCAGTAACAGTGACCTAGGAGAACGAGTTTCTCTGGGATTTTCGGGGCCTTTCGATTTTATGGCTTTAACCCAATTTGATGGATATGGTACAGGTTCAACCCATGCCGGAACCGCTACTTTACGCTATCTTCTCGGCTTACCTATGGGCGCACCTATTCCCATTGAAGTTGAACCGGAAATGGGAAAAATTGCCCTAGAATTGGGACCAATCGGCTTTATTTTTTGGTATGGGATGCGAGTGGTTATTATTATTATGTTATTGCGGACATTCTTTAATCTGAAACGTCCCTTTTTGCGTGATTTAGCCCTTGCTGGTGCTTTAATCCATACAGCCTTGTTTATTGGTCACATGGTTTTTCATCACACCTTTTCGGTTTATTATTGGTTCTACACTGGGTTTATCTTTATGTTGCCTTGGTTAGAGCAGATTGAGAACTGGCGCAGTGAACAGCAACTGATGCAATATTATGATCCAGCCTCGTATTTCCCTCCTCCACCCCACAGGTAA
- a CDS encoding glycosyltransferase family 4 protein, translating into MIQPRISLLHPTGNPFARNAAIALWEAHALKEVITCLNYAPTPPLDQLLQRFLKPLHQELGRRSWLPPTLPCTTYPQVELQRIALLRSQLYRPLKLNPQTLADRVYAVLDRKVAQNHLNDLNGVYAYEDGAASTFWEAKKRGVQCFYDLPIVHYRHSQTLQQQELEQFPELAPALQSLQEPPKKLARKEQEIALADLIFVPSTIVKQSLIDVGVSSAKIIVLPFGSPHDYFLPQPKLDNIFRALFVGRVGPRKGVHYLLKAWQMLNLPQAKLSLIGFNEFPRSWLNQYQNLFHYIPSIPHRLLAQYYTQASVFVFPSLIEGLALVLLEAMSCGIPIITTPNSGGSDIITDGVEGFIIPIRDINALQEKLEWCYRHPEQLKQMGKAAREKAESLNWGLYRERLIIAIQNHYDHLS; encoded by the coding sequence ATGATCCAGCCTCGTATTTCCCTCCTCCACCCCACAGGTAATCCTTTTGCTCGCAACGCGGCGATCGCACTTTGGGAAGCCCATGCCCTAAAAGAAGTCATCACCTGTCTCAATTATGCCCCCACCCCCCCACTCGATCAACTTCTCCAACGCTTCCTAAAACCCCTCCACCAAGAGTTAGGGCGACGCAGTTGGCTACCCCCCACCCTTCCCTGCACCACCTACCCCCAAGTCGAATTACAACGGATTGCCCTCCTGCGTTCCCAACTCTACCGCCCCCTAAAACTCAACCCCCAAACCCTCGCAGACCGCGTTTATGCCGTTCTAGACCGCAAAGTTGCCCAAAACCATTTAAATGACCTAAATGGGGTCTACGCCTATGAAGACGGGGCAGCTAGCACCTTCTGGGAAGCCAAAAAACGGGGGGTGCAATGCTTTTATGACCTGCCCATTGTTCACTACCGCCACAGCCAAACCCTCCAACAGCAGGAACTCGAACAATTTCCCGAACTCGCCCCCGCCCTACAATCTCTCCAAGAACCTCCCAAAAAATTAGCCCGAAAAGAACAAGAAATTGCCCTAGCGGATCTCATTTTTGTCCCATCTACTATTGTCAAACAATCCTTAATAGATGTAGGCGTTTCTTCAGCAAAAATAATAGTTCTTCCCTTTGGTTCTCCTCACGATTATTTCCTCCCCCAGCCAAAATTAGATAACATCTTTCGGGCTTTATTTGTCGGACGAGTTGGACCAAGAAAAGGCGTTCATTACTTACTAAAAGCTTGGCAAATGCTGAATCTACCCCAGGCAAAATTATCTCTAATTGGCTTTAATGAATTTCCTCGAAGTTGGTTAAATCAGTATCAAAACCTATTTCATTATATTCCCTCCATTCCCCATCGTTTACTGGCGCAATATTACACCCAAGCCAGTGTTTTTGTTTTTCCCTCCCTCATTGAAGGACTGGCTTTAGTTCTCCTAGAAGCCATGTCTTGCGGCATTCCCATTATTACCACCCCAAATTCTGGGGGTTCTGATATCATTACAGATGGGGTTGAAGGATTTATTATTCCCATCCGAGATATTAACGCCCTTCAGGAGAAACTAGAATGGTGTTATCGCCATCCTGAACAGTTAAAGCAAATGGGAAAAGCCGCACGCGAGAAAGCAGAATCACTAAATTGGGGATTATATCGTGAGCGATTAATTATAGCTATACAAAATCATTATGATCACTTATCATGA
- a CDS encoding glycosyltransferase, whose translation MKNAIHFKPVKEPHFHLWCPDIFEFKGGIQVYSAFLLTALQQLHPQGKYQVILKHDRQSSPEFSFLPNTHFHFTGKIPLPWRTWVFAARIAFLAIIDRPDLIIATHVNFTVVADWLKRWFKIPYWVVVHGVEAWNLEKPSLQRALHHADCVVSVSGYTRDRLLKEQQLNPNQIALLPNTFDATRFHITPKPEFLLQRYYLTSQQPIILTVARLDSSQPYKGYDKILHALPRLRQVLPDVHYLIVGKGCDRPRIEQLIDSLQLQDCVTLTGFIPDEELCDHYNLCDVFAMPSLGEGFGIVYLEALACGKPTLGGNQDGAIDALCHGELGVLVNPESVEEIAQALLDILQQNIQNPLLYQPEKLRDKVIEVYGFSSFKQALSHIFKKTRVTLKQLI comes from the coding sequence ATGAAAAATGCCATTCATTTTAAACCAGTTAAAGAACCGCATTTTCATCTGTGGTGTCCTGATATCTTTGAATTTAAAGGGGGAATTCAAGTCTATTCTGCCTTCTTACTCACGGCACTCCAACAACTCCATCCCCAAGGAAAATATCAAGTTATCCTCAAACATGATCGCCAATCTTCCCCGGAATTTTCTTTTTTACCCAACACCCATTTTCACTTTACTGGGAAGATTCCCTTACCTTGGCGAACATGGGTATTTGCGGCAAGGATTGCCTTCCTCGCTATTATTGATCGTCCTGATTTAATTATTGCTACCCATGTTAATTTTACAGTAGTAGCCGATTGGTTAAAGCGTTGGTTTAAGATTCCCTACTGGGTAGTTGTACATGGGGTGGAAGCGTGGAATTTAGAGAAACCTAGTTTACAGCGCGCTTTACACCATGCCGATTGTGTGGTATCGGTAAGTGGTTATACACGCGATCGCCTTTTAAAAGAACAACAGCTAAATCCCAATCAAATCGCCCTTCTCCCCAACACCTTTGACGCAACACGCTTTCACATTACCCCAAAACCCGAGTTTCTCCTGCAACGCTATTATCTCACCTCACAACAACCCATTATCCTCACCGTTGCGCGACTCGATAGTAGCCAACCCTACAAAGGCTATGACAAGATTCTCCACGCCCTGCCTCGCCTGCGTCAAGTCCTCCCCGACGTTCATTATCTCATTGTTGGGAAAGGATGCGATCGCCCTCGCATTGAACAGTTAATTGATTCCTTACAATTACAAGATTGTGTCACCCTCACTGGATTTATTCCCGATGAAGAATTATGTGATCATTACAATCTCTGTGATGTGTTTGCCATGCCCAGTTTAGGGGAGGGATTTGGTATAGTTTATCTAGAAGCCTTAGCTTGTGGCAAACCCACATTAGGAGGGAATCAAGACGGTGCTATTGATGCCCTTTGTCATGGAGAATTAGGGGTATTAGTTAACCCAGAAAGTGTAGAAGAAATTGCTCAAGCTTTGCTGGATATTCTCCAGCAGAATATTCAGAATCCCTTACTTTATCAGCCGGAAAAATTGCGCGATAAAGTGATTGAAGTTTACGGATTCAGTAGTTTTAAACAAGCTTTAAGTCATATTTTCAAAAAAACTAGGGTCACTTTAAAACAATTAATATGA
- a CDS encoding SAM hydrolase/SAM-dependent halogenase family protein, whose protein sequence is MTKIRTIALLSDFGLQDVYVGVMKGAIAQINPHLTPIDITHQIPPQNIGAGRFCLMNAVPYFPPDTVYVAVVDPGVGSGRRSVAVSCEWGIFVAPDNGLLSGVFSLCEPQEAVELTNPAYWRSPFPSSTFHGRDIFAPIGAHLASGIPLKDVGTAINPQSLITLPISPITGTANTIQGCIQYIDYFGNLITNIPANQVQGRAWAVHLEKQVISTSYTYSDRALGEIVALIGSHGWVELAINGGNAQRQLQLDYGDTVTVVFGD, encoded by the coding sequence ATGACCAAAATAAGAACAATTGCCCTACTTAGTGACTTTGGGTTACAGGATGTGTATGTAGGGGTAATGAAGGGTGCGATCGCGCAAATTAACCCCCATCTGACTCCCATTGATATCACCCATCAAATCCCCCCCCAAAATATTGGCGCTGGGCGTTTTTGTCTGATGAATGCGGTGCCCTATTTCCCCCCCGACACCGTTTATGTTGCGGTGGTAGATCCCGGAGTGGGAAGCGGGCGGCGTAGTGTCGCGGTATCCTGTGAGTGGGGAATCTTTGTCGCCCCCGATAACGGTTTATTGAGTGGCGTGTTCAGTTTATGTGAACCTCAAGAGGCGGTAGAATTGACCAATCCCGCTTATTGGCGATCGCCTTTTCCCAGTTCCACCTTTCACGGGCGAGATATATTCGCCCCCATCGGCGCTCATTTAGCCAGTGGAATCCCCCTTAAAGACGTGGGAACAGCCATTAATCCTCAGAGTTTGATTACCCTGCCCATTTCCCCCATCACAGGCACCGCTAACACCATTCAAGGCTGTATTCAATACATTGATTACTTTGGCAATCTAATCACCAACATTCCCGCCAATCAAGTGCAGGGTAGGGCTTGGGCAGTCCATTTAGAGAAGCAAGTGATTAGTACCAGTTACACTTATAGCGATCGCGCCCTTGGAGAAATCGTCGCCCTCATTGGCAGTCATGGCTGGGTAGAATTAGCCATCAATGGCGGCAACGCCCAGCGTCAATTACAACTCGACTACGGAGACACCGTAACCGTTGTTTTT